GCAGGAAGGGGGGCACATCTAGGGCAGGCGCCTAGGGTAGCTGTcggcccccttggggcgcaccctaggcagcctcccctccccctccacctCTATATATGTGAGGATGGGAGGGGGCACGACACACCGTGATTCCCAAGCCGTGTGcgacgccccctctccctctagttcatcctccgCAATAAACCgttgtgcttagcgaagccctacgGAAaagtttcaccaccaccgtcatcacgccgtcgtgctgtcggaactcatctgcTACTTCGTCTCTCTTGCTGgattgagaaggcgaggacgtcgtcgagttgaacgtgtgatgaacgcggaggtgccgtgtgttcggtgcttgatcggtatgGATCGTGAagttgtacgactacatcaatcgggttgataaacgcttccgcttcgcaatctacaagggtacgtacatgctctccccctctcgtagttatgcatctccatggatagatcttgcgtgtgcgtagaattttttttttgttttccatgcaacgttcccctacaTCTTTCTCTCCccctttctctctcacacacacgcacacccggACTCTCCCTACATATGACTATTCTCACTCCATCACAAAAacacacgaaaacacacacacactctctctcctagGTATGACAATCTCTCACTCTCCATCACAAACACACGCATTGTCTCTTTCTCTCCCCTACGTCTATCTCGATCTCTCTTGGGGTCTCTTTCTCGCACGCACACTTTCTCTCTCAATCTTCCACCCATATAGTTCCCTCACGGTCTCGAAGGGATCTATCTGAATATCTGTCacacacatgcaccctctctcactCCTTGTCCATGCCTACATTTTCTCTCTTGGGCACACCTGCTAATTCTTTGTCCTTGTGACACCCACTTTCTCCATCTCCATTTCTCGCTCATGCACTgtctttctcctctctctctctctctctctctctctctctctctctctctcgctctctctctctcttgcacatacATCCATTCACCCACTCTAGCTATCTCACACGCCCATGATATCTCTCCCATGGGTCTCTCTAGATATCTCTCCCCCAGGTCTCTCTCAGCCTCTCTCTCCCTATGTCTCTCTCGATCTTCCCCAGGTCCCTCTCAATCTCTCTCCCTACATATATCTCAACCTCTCTCCCTTAATTAGagaaactctagcagaccccgcaaaacgccCCGGCCCACAAAATAATCGCCAAATTGCGGGCCGGGGCCAGAAAATCTGCACGATCAtaccccgcatcccgccccggcccgcaaaTTTTTTTGCGGGGCGCGGCAAATCTTCTCCCCCAACCTCTATCTTCACGGGCTGGGAGGCCGACCCGAGCTCAACCCCCATCCCGCgcgagatttggcgggagggacatttccacGCGCCCTTTCCCGCTCCCCGCACCCTCCTCCACCATTGCCCCCCCCCCTCCGCAAGCTCCGGCTCCTCCTCCCCANNNNNNNNNNNNNNNNNNNNNNNNNNNNNNNNNNNNNNNNNNNNNNNNNNNNNNNNNNNNNNNNNNNNNNNNNNNNNNNNNNNNNNNNNNNNNNNNNNNNNNNNNNNNNNNNNNNNNNNNNNNNNNNNNNNNNNNNNNNNNNNNNNNNNNNNNNNNNNNNNNNNNNNNNNNNNNNNNNNNNNNNNNNNNNNNNNNNNNNNNNNNNNNNNNNNNNNNNNNNNNNNNNNNNNNNNNNNNNNNNNNNNNNNNNNNNNNNNNNNNNNNNNNNNNNNNNNNNNNNNNNNNNNNNNNNNNNNNNNNNNNNNNNNNNNNNNNNNNNNNNNNNNNNNNNNNNNNNNNNNNNNNNNNNNNNNNNNNNNNNNNNNNNNNNNNNNNNNNNNNNNNNNNNNNNNNNNNCGCCACCATGGACGACCCCATGCCGTCCCCCGTCACCGTCGAGGTCGTGCACGTCCCTTCCCCTCAGgtggatctcgtcgccggccatgttgTCCCCGCCGCCATCGCCCAAGCCCATGACGCGCCTgcccgcaagcggcagggcaacgtgGTCGTGCAGGGCAAGAATCCAGCTGCCCCCGCCGCGGTGGCCTGCGCTCCGGGCGCCAACGCGGCAGCGCGATCCCGGCCGGCGGCGGAGAAGGTCGACAAGGTCGCGGGTGTAAAGCGGAGGAAGGTTCCGGCTTCAAATAAGCCACCTTCTTCAACCTCCCACTCCATCCCCCCGCAAGGAGGTGCTCCGGCGATGCCGTTCAATGATGCCGCTCCCCCCGCGagcgaggtgttcgacgaaatggccggaaggtatgcGTCTTCAATCTTGGCGATTCCCTTTCATTTTTCTCCATTATTCTCGATAGCGCGTGACTTGTTATCGTTCGCTatagcggtggttcgaacaatgcaataaccgagttcgtgaacttgttggacacgaacgcggttgacattgatcaagcccctTTCGAACCATTCGACTATAATGAAACGGAGGACGACGTGGATGATCATGGTTGTGCAGACAAATTGGAGGAGATCGAAGCGGAAGTGTTTGAGCAATCGCAAGCAAAATCTAGGAAAAGCATCAGATCAAAGAACTACACGATTTTGGAAGATCAAGCTTTGATTCAAGCATGGAGTGTggtgtctcttgatgcatgcacgGGTACTTCTCAAACATCCAAGAGATATTGGAAAAGGATCAAAGATCAATACTTCCGCATTATGGCAAAGCATCCCAATAGGACTCCACGCACATTTCGGTCGCTTCAAGGGCTTTGGGAGAATATCAAGCCTATGTGCagccgttgggcagcttgcttggagcaagtacgcaatgcacctccaagtggcacTATGGAGTCCGACTATGTGAGTTTGTTTTGCCTTTGTTCAAATTGTGCATCATCATATTGCATCATGGGAAATTATTGGATCACTTTGTTCACATTGTGTAGGACAAGATTGCTCAACATAGATACAAGGACATGGAAGCTTCGGAAGGCAAACTTTTcaaactagagcattgttgggagttgctccaaaagtgcgagaagtggaaattgatcgacaaagaatccccaccaaagagaggctcacttacaaacatggatgaagatgaggatgatgatggccgaagaaatttgcacaagcccgatggcgacaagaagatcaaggagaagatgaagagagagcaagaagcatcgagcttgagggagaagattgatgccatggtgcaatcCAACGAGTCGATGTTGTTGAAGTCGTTGGAGATTAAGAAAGAGTTGGCTGAGAAGAAGGCgaaggagaagcaagaaaagtGGCTGTTGCTCAAAgaagaggggctgcgcaaagcTGCCATCGAGGAGAGAAGAGCACGCGCCGCTGAAAACAAATCCATGTCCATGTTgctcgccgaagagaacaagatcatgtcaatgaaccgcaatgacatggacgacctcaccaaaacatggcatgatagggcaaggagagaaatcttgaagagaaGAATGGTGGCGTCGGCCGGTCCGTGCTACAGTTCCGGTGATGTTTTCTTCGCTCCATATGGTGGCAATGTGGATGATTTCGGTGCGGGGGTTGGAACAAGCGCTGGAGGTGGATTCGGTGGCGCTGATGAACTTCAAGGTGGACTCGATGGTGCGGAGTGAAGATCGACCAAGATGATGTCGGACATGGGCGCACACATTTTGCAGGGCCCTCTTTTGCATTAGCCGTAATGAACTTGGGTTCTATTTGCGCGTGAAACTGTTTAtgtcgtttgaatttgaacttgtttgTGAAATCCTATATCAAATGCGAGATTTGCAGTTTATCTGTTTGCGGGTCGTCGCGGTGGTGCCCGAGCAGATCCCGCAGAAGCCGACCCATAAAAAGGCATATTCCGtgaatatacttttttacggatCGGTTTGGGGGGTCTGCATCTGAGCCAGCCCGCGTCGGCCTGCAAAAACGGTTTTGTGTGAACTGCAAACACGTTTTGCGGGCCGACGGGAtgcagggtctgctagagttgctcttaccaaacctctcttggccacgtgctaggggtctatcTCTCTGTTGCACAAATCCACCCATTCTCTTCGTGTATCTCATGACCTCGTTTTCTCTCTCGGAGACGCGGCATGCTATCTCTCCATAAGGCACACACATTGTCTCTACTTTATCATGAGTTGTCCCTTTCTCTTACACACACACCCACTTTTGCACACCCACTCCTCTCTCAGATACACATTTGATCTTTCCCTAGTTCGGTAGGAGTATCTCGTTACATGTATCTCTCTCTTAggggcttcttcctctctctccACCTTTCTTTGTCGCACACACACGCACCCAATTCCCCTCTTTCCTCATAAAGAGATATCCCTCCCTGTCTCTACGAGACTCACCATTTCGACCATACCCCCACCACACATCATCTCTCCCACACAAACGCTCGACCTGTCTCCCTTGGGGTTTTCTCCATCTCTCCCTCTCTCGTACATACCAAGCATATAACTTTCTCtctgagtctctctctctctctctctctcactcacataAATGAATGAACCCTCACCCCATCGTCTTTGATCTTGTATGTCTCACTCTCGGATTATTTGTACTATGACCCTCCATCtttgtttctctctctctttctcatccACACACACTAGCTACATATCGTTGGGCCACACTATCTCCTGACACACCTCCTCTCTTTAGGTTTCACGCTCTATTTTCACATAGACTCACACTTTCTCATCGTGACTCTTTATCCCTCCTTCTCTCTCTTCCTATCTCTCTCGCTCACTCTCTCTCATACACACGTGCCATCTCTATGACTTCCTCTTTGTCTCTTACGCTCCCTCGCCCGACCCTCCTCTCTCTCATGCGCATACATTCTCTCTTTCTATCTAGGTGTCTCTCCATCGCACCCCTAGTATATACACCATCTTGATATAGGTCCTCTAAAACCATGTCTACTACACACTCACGCATTTACATTCTTATTATGTGCTCATGTTTGGAAAGAGGGGAAAAGAAGACGCGACAGTTAGCACCATCAGTAAGCTACAAAGAGGAGATTACCCTATTTAATTAGATTTAATGAAATTCCTTATACTTCTGCTTAGATTTAAAATGCTGCCATTTTCACCGTGCCAGATTTTTTACGTGATCTGAAGCGGATTGTTGTACTCTAGAAGTGTAGAAATGGCAGCTGCAGTTGCCTCCTCCATCGTGGCAAAATCAGAAAGGTGCCTCATAATGTAACCTCCGCAAACAAAGGTTGAGTGATGTCAGAGTCACAACAATGATTGTGGTAGTCAGCTCTCCTTCGTCGTGCCAGTGGAATTGCCTATGTAAAGTCAGAGTTGCGGCAACGGCGCACCGTTGGCAACGATGATGGGCAACAAGTTGTATGTTCGGTCGTCTTTGACGGCATGAGCCTTGTATAGTTCTCCTTCATAGCTCTCCATCAAAGTTAGAGTTGCGTTGTCCTTGTCATGATTAGCAAAGTTCTGGCACAAACCTTCACGTGAGGGTCGATGATTATTTGCTATAAAGTTGTAGTCGCTTGCTCGGGAATTAGGAATGGTGATGAAGCCAGCTTGGAGAGATGTGGAGACGATGACGAAGTATGCTATCTCGATGAGGCTCTCTTTGTTGAGGTCCATGTGAAGTATTCTATGTGTGCCGTGCAATTgtttgtgtcaatttttgcccggtTTTTCGTTAATTAACTGAAACTCTCTTTTGCCTAGCCAGTGGATGAGGCGGTTTAAAAATAAACTGTTGTCACAAAATGCCTAATCATCTAGTCATAGAATGTGTTACGGAATACATCACAGGGATCTTAGTTCAACCAGAACCTACAACTCTTAATCactggatgaggcaaatcttttgccttggtTTAGAAATAAACTGCTGTCACGAAATGCTTAATAATCTAGTCGTAGAATGTGTTGCGGAATGCATGACAGGTATCTTAGTTCAACCTGAACTTTTTTTTTGAGTAAATAGTTCAACCTGAACTACATCTGAGAACGTGGATCTTAGTTCAGCCTGAACGTACGACTGAGAACCAAAAATGCAGTCCCTCCATTCAAATGAATAAGACACGCACACATTCTAAATTTCAACTTTGAACATAAATTAGAACAATCAAATGTGGATTATATTATGTGATAAAAAATCACACTGTTGAATTTGTATTGAAAGGGAGTTTTTGATAGTATAATTTTTATGTCAAAAAATGTATATTAGTGATCTAATTTACAGTCGAAGTTGGATTTTAAAAAGCATACGCACCTTATTTATTGGAATGAATTTCATGCGCGCTTTACTCATTGAAATGGAAGGAGTGGACAGATGGGATAACAGCAATCGTGGAGCAACCGAGACAAGTGCAGAACGCTAATAGTGTTGAATAAAGGCAACCTTAGTCCAAAGAACATTCTGGGTAGACTATGGAAACAGTACCAAATACTGAATACCATTTACAAACACAAATCTAAATACCCGACGAACATATATCCCATAAAATGGCCATTAGTTACTCATATTATGAATAAACTGTAATGTGCCGCACATTTACGCTCTACTATATGCTACAAAATCAGCTCGTTTTTTTCAACATAGATATGAACAGTGCAAGCACGGATCTAACGGAATCCTGAAGGTGGAAGTTTCAACTTTATAGCATAACAGGCTTCAGATCCTTGACAACATTGACATAGCTGGCTTGTCAGTGAACCAGGTCATCTCTCCGTCTTGCGGCTCAACCATCTCAACGGGCAGCAAATCTGATGAACTTTCATTGGCTGAAAGCGCTTTGTGAACTGCACCAGCTTTCCCAGCACCAGTGACCATAAGTGCGATATGTGCGGACGAATTGATCACAGGGAATGTGAATGTTATTCTCTCTGGTGGTGGCTTTGGAGAATCCTTGACATAGGTGACCAACTTCTGGTTTTCGTTGACAATAGGGTGTCCAGGGAAGAGGGAGGCGATATGGCCATCAGGGCCCATCCCCAAAAGCATAAGGTCAAACTTTGGGAACCCAGTTACTGGTGACACCGCAATCACACCATTCTTGATGAGTTGCTTTAAACAATTTTCATAGTCATCCGCAGCTCCCTCAACCGACAGTGCATCATTCATGGCGTAAACTTGGTTAGCAGGAACCGGCACCTATATTTGACATACAGAAAgaaaaatgtgagtacaaatgtgagTACAATCCTGTCAATGGAGAAGATTTCTTATTGATGGCATATAACTAGAATGCATGATGTTAATATAATGATGATACAGTCAAACAAATATAATGATGATACAGATATGAAATTCGAACATTTATGTAACACATGTAGCAAAGTTCAAGTTGAATTCAACTGTACAAATATGACGTGTGGTTTTAGTTTGATTGACAAAATAAACGTATAGAACAGATGTTATGACCagcatattaggggcttagcccagtgggtTATGGCCCAAGTATCTTAAtcattattaggggcttagcccaattatcttatcgtattaggatcgtttgcttaggagtcaagtaaacctctctatataaggagaggagatgtatcaatctaatcaagcaagaagcaatcaatatttgctcggcttcccttagggagccgggagacctaaaccctagccgcctctttCGTCCGCCGCGGTCACACCAGCCGCAAggacggcgcccagccgccggccgCCACGCAATCTCCTCCGACCTCCTCCCTCCTTCCCTTACAGGCTACGCCCTAGACCGGGTAGAACCCTAGTTTCTACCAACAGACTACATACTCATACTGATACAAATATTCTTTTCTGAGCTAACAAAGAAAACCCCAGGCACACAACTCTCTCTCAATTCGATTATATGGTGTACCACTAAGGCTAATCTTATCTTCTAAATATGAGAGCCAACTGCCAAATGTAACCTATAAGAATGCCATGTCACCTCAATTCTTTCCCCATAGAATCAACCATCGAACAAACATAAATCTGAGTGATCAAATCTATAAATTCTCAGTTCTAGACCGCTCCAGATTTCTTACTATAACTTAACACAAAACCAATTAAGTACAATCTTCCATAATTTAGATGAACAACTTTTCAGAGAAAAGGCAACCTACCTAGCTTTACTGAAAGCTAATAACAAAGTTTTTAGATGGACAATGGTCAGTGGATGTGACATTGTCTCCAAAGTTATTTCCCAGGAAACAATCTTTGCTTATTCACTGAGATTTCAACTAAAGGCATAATTCAGCTCTCTAATTTATGTCCACAATCCCCATTATGTAGTAGCTGACGGAAGTTCTCTACTTCATTTTTTTCACCGTAGGATAATACACCACTACAATTACAATAACGTGACAATGTGCATGTGCAGGTTCAATTCTAGTTTTTTTTACAATGGGTTCAAATCCTAGTAAACCTAGTATTCTACATTTTCTCAAACTATCCATCACATAAAGTTAATAACCCATATCAACAGAACCGTAACCATAAATAATGACAAGTCCAACAGAACGCAAATAATAGCATATAATCTACACAAAACATCAGAATATCCCGTTACTGCCACCGCTCAAATAGTCATCGAAGTCCCATTTCCGTTTGTACCCATCTTTAAACCACCCAACAGTAAGTTCATCAAAGATTGTCCATACGAGCACCTTAGAGAGAAACTCATCCATGGCAAGTTTGTAGTTACTATCCGCGTGGTCCTTGGGAACCACCCTCTCGTCCGCCCAGAAAACGTGCCATCTGCTCCAGTCCACCGCCTCCAGGTACGGCGGCTCAGCCAGTTTCCTGTgataccaaaaaataaaaaataaaaaaaattagaccTCTTCCCGGCCCATAATCCCGCGAGAGCCAAGCAAGAAATGTGCGGTGTTCATTCTCGAGGAGGTCCAAGAACCTCAGAGCTTTGATGAGAGAGCCGCCGGAAAGCACGACTGTGAAAGCGCTCCTCTCGGCGGCGAACTTCTCCGACAGTCCCGCCGCGTGCTCGGCCAGAGACGCCGCCAGGTCCTTCTCGGCGTCGAATATGAGAAGCTTCTTCCTGGAAGCCGCCTCGCCAGCAGCGCCCGGGGAGGCCATGGCAGAGGCCGGGCCGAGGGGAGATTGCGATGGGGAAGAGGATAGTAGTCTGCAAGAAAGAGATCCGCGAGGGGTCGTCAGGATCCTGGAAGATGGCGATGATCGCCGGCTGGTGGTGGGGGAGAGGGAGTTCGAGGCGGCTGCGCCGGTGGCGGTGGACATGGCGGTGAGGGCGGCGAGGAGACCGGAAGGGAGAAGTGGTCGTTGGGTAAGAGGGACAGGTGGATTGGAAGATGTGGGTTGCTTTATACCCGTCGAGATCACGATGGACGGCCGGATCGCGCGGGACTGGCTGCTGCCGCCGCTTTTGAGGTGGACACGCGCCTCCGGTGATATGCGTAGCGAGTAGCGACCCTAGCGAGCGGAGTCCgagctctttttttcttttcttttttgccactGCAACAAATCATCCAGATGACGTTTGCAAAAAGGGCACTGATAGGCGCCGGTGCGCTGGCCCAAGTTTGGGCCGGTCGCACCGCAGCTGCACGATTAGCGCGTCATTAGCCGTCTGTTTTGCCAGCTGGCCCACATCCTTCGTTGACTTCGTCTTCCAACACCATGATCCCTCTCTGCGAGTAGTCTCCCGCCCCGCCGGCAGCCCCGCCGACTGTAGACCTCAAAGTAGGTCGCGCCTCGCGCTACCCCTCCCCTCGCAGCGCAGTTAGGCACCTTTCCCTCGTCGTCGGTCGTCGCCCGGCTCCAACGAGACGCCGTCGCTTCCTCCCCCAGCAGCCCCTCCATGTTGTGCAGCGCACGTTCGCCGTCGACAATCACCATCGATGCTCGCTCCTCGCTGGTGCTGCCCTCTCCCTCACCCCCCCCCCTCCAGGAAACAATGGTGAGGACGCCGTGGTTCGCATCCAAAAcaatggttgtagcaaaaaaatgCTCTGCTTCCGGCAAACTTGAAAACGCTGGTGTCAAAAATTGGAAAAATGGACGTTGTTGAAGCAAAAAATCAAAGATGCCGGTGGTAGCAAAAAATGAAGCTCGTTCCAGCAAATCAAAAAGCCTGTGGTAGCAAAAATGCAAAATTTTGGCGTTGTACCAACAAAACCAAATAAAACGATGGTAGCAAAAAATGttgatggttccagcaaaaaaaattaTGGTGGTAGCAATAAAAGAGTAAAATTGGGCATGCTTCGAGCAAAACCAAAAAAACGATGGTAGCAAAAAATGTTGATGGTTCCAGCGAACAAATATTATGGTGGTAGTAAAAAGAGTAAATTGGGCATGATTCCAGCATAACCAAAAAAACGATGGTAGCAAAAAACGttgatggttccagcaaaaaaatgttATGGTGGTAGCAAAAAGAGTAAAATTGGGCATAATTCCAGCAAAACCAAAAAAAACGATGGTAGCAAAAAATGTTGATGGTTCCAGCAAATACATATTACGGTGGTAGCAAAAAACTGAAAAATTGACGATGGTTCCATCAAATCAAAACGCCTGTAGTAGCACAATTAGGAGTTGGTTCGAACATCTGGTCGCCGTGGTTGTAGCACTTGTCTGGGCACGGCCATCCAGCCCGTTGCCTGCCCGTGGTCGTGGTCACCCACCCGTCGCAGCTCCCGGCGAGACCGGTTGCAGCTCCCGGCCAGGCCGGTTGCAGCTGTTCCCATCCACCAGGTGCAGATCCCCGGCATGCTTCCCCCTCCGCCAAGCGCCAACCCGTGGTCCATCAGACGGGGGCGTCGGGGAGCAGGAAGAGGAGGGCCGACGAGCAGAGGTGAAGAGAGGAGCAGGGGATGTCTCGCCGGCGGGGGCCTCGCCGGAGAAACCGCAGCACTGGCCGGAGCCAGGCTCGTGGAGAGAGGTGAGTGGGGAATGGATATGTGCGAGAGATGCTGAGGAGAGAGGCGAGCAGGGGATGAAAGGATAAGACACGGGTGGTTGAGATATAAAAGGATGGGTGT
This portion of the Triticum dicoccoides isolate Atlit2015 ecotype Zavitan chromosome 7A, WEW_v2.0, whole genome shotgun sequence genome encodes:
- the LOC119330079 gene encoding probable 6-phosphogluconolactonase 3, chloroplastic, with translation MSTATGAAASNSLSPTTSRRSSPSSRILTTPRGSLSCRLLSSSPSQSPLGPASAMASPGAAGEAASRKKLLIFDAEKDLAASLAEHAAGLSEKFAAERSAFTVVLSGGSLIKALRKLAEPPYLEAVDWSRWHVFWADERVVPKDHADSNYKLAMDEFLSKVPVPANQVYAMNDALSVEGAADDYENCLKQLIKNGVIAVSPVTGFPKFDLMLLGMGPDGHIASLFPGHPIVNENQKLVTYVKDSPKPPPERITFTFPVINSSAHIALMVTGAGKAGAVHKALSANESSSDLLPVEMVEPQDGEMTWFTDKPAMSMLSRI